A single region of the Drosophila subpulchrella strain 33 F10 #4 breed RU33 unplaced genomic scaffold, RU_Dsub_v1.1 Primary Assembly Seq30, whole genome shotgun sequence genome encodes:
- the LOC119559665 gene encoding E3 SUMO-protein ligase ZBED1-like, whose protein sequence is MFFKTRETSTFSNNDVRCFLFTHHYLAGKNLDFHKYCCWRRFDIEKALKRQNSNVACQEEEGMVPNKRKKYEQSAVRNYFDKSANGKTAKCLKCGKSYQTSGNTTNLSCHLKAIHPTLTISELPQRQTPSILSFIDKKYETSSNRKQQLDSALCYYITSDLRPFSVVENKGFRNFVSLLDPRYELPSRTTLRNVSMANEKKAKLCAFLKNVKHCAITSHCWTSRANECYVTVTYHSITEDFELRNAVFSTTHSTRGMESLRKGHCNAYR, encoded by the exons ATGTTTTTCAAAACTCGGGAAACATCGACGTTTTCAAACAACGATGTTCGATGTTTCCTCTTTACCCATCACTACTTGGCAGGAAAGAATCTTG ATTTCCACAAATATTGTTGTTGGCGGCGCTTCGATATAGAGAAAGCTTTGAAAAGGCAGAACAGCAATG TTGCCTGTCAAGAGGAAGAAGGTATGGTCCCAAATAAGCGGAAGAAATATGAGCAATCTGCTGTAAGGAACTATTTTGACAAATCGGCTAATGGCAAGACAGCCAAATGCCTTAAATGTGGTAAATCCTACCAAACAAGTGGCAATACGACAAACTTGTCTTGCCACCTAAAAGCCATTCATCCGACTTTAACAATAAGCGAATTGCCACAAAGACAGACGCCCTCAATTCTGTCATTCATtgacaaaaaatacgaaacGTCGTCGAACCGCAAACAACAATTGGACAGTGCCTTATGCTACTACATTACCTCAGACTTGCGCCCTTTTTCAGTGGTGGAAAATAAAGGCTTCCGCAATTTTGTAAGCCTCCTTGATCCAAGGTATGAATTGCCTTCACGGACCACCTTAAGAAATGTTTCGATGGCAAATGAAAAGAAGGCCAAGTTGTGCGCCTTTTTAAAAAACGTAAAGCACTGTGCAATCACTTCACATTGCTGGACCTCCAGGGCCAACGAGTGCTACGTTACTGTGACCTACCATTCTATAACAGAGGATTTCGAATTGCGCAACGCTGTTTTTTCCACTACGCACAGTACTCGAGGAATGGAGAGTTTAAGGAAAGGTCACTGCAATGCATACAGATAa